Proteins from a genomic interval of Crassostrea angulata isolate pt1a10 chromosome 7, ASM2561291v2, whole genome shotgun sequence:
- the LOC128191697 gene encoding tyrosine-protein kinase Abl-like isoform X2 — translation MGAQQGKEGNPKPAKSKTKKEPPPAKIPQGNFFPSDQPDTPTLTTRPLPPSPLGDFLNTKWMSKENLLAQNEDDPNLFVALYDFQSGGDNQLSIIKGEQITILGYNKGGEWCEVKNKAGEIGWVPSNYIAPVNSLDKFSWYHGQISRNASEYLLSSGINGSFLVRESESSPGQRSISVRFEGRVYHYRISDDSDGKVYVTAEHRFNTLAELVHHHSIHSDGLVTTLLYPAPKRQKPTVFGLSPEPDRWEIERTEIAMKHRLGGGQYGDVYEAIWKRYNKTVAVKTLKEDTMALKDFLEEACIMKEMKHPNLVQLLGVCTREPPFYIVTEFMAQGNLLDYLRSTSKDDIGPTVLMYMATQIASGMAYLEARCFIHRDLAARNCLVGPDHLVKVADFGLARLMKDDTYTAHAGAKFPIKWTAPEGLAFNRFSTKSDVWAFGVLLWELATYGMSPYPGVELTEVYHLLERQYRMDRPAGCPANVYELMMKCWQWDPKDRPTFQEIHNSLEHMFDKSSLNEEIEKELEKTDSKKIPILQSSKKRNVAESDLIADGGQMSASSTPLIGRKVLPSRNSDESLRQVSAVLSNKAKKKGGAAPPPPRRTTSCKEENSSMESELKAKMKLQKAKIESSGSKVDFYGENDLDQSSVSDFGPTISLQPSKRLELGSPKTFQRMDSKEGMRTSEDGSIGQNSSDSVKRAPIDKSKYMINVDSATKSPSQGDKNATRKFSIPYHRELRLASDVENTRKSDKETNTNFLEENKDFGQVQVKGRTYPKKALPLPSHALQRKKSGEPFRRVESEKSSTMVARSLDAESDQVTIGRLDVNNVTKAISRYGTIPKGRRIEAYLASMESNVEQQRVDNLPTVEDHDSGTDTASIASCPVLLPESENGPAVDQWRQNQNVVPPDSVEGIKPEPNVKPSAVVKSQSHHVIAENQNSHFNSLLQRQKSDLTHTGGALDSFSRQYPDPAQKPKPSPRLSRMYTDPPDQENHHDKSMDQVPPSSMSQSLYKSLPSYSVDKSGDNVFNPKLPSEIKKQSEFNSPNMRPHLAQKMRSASIGDYPYTEEAAEKEDKQSASVLSKVAMFQSAGPDFGQFKPFARGEHDRNSMREGKASNIDDIIGSKPKPPPHSMQQMFMSKSTFDSLEPVHENYPHGGGNSDSDLPVVSRDSILNLSEDVLSSLQNLTSTGNKNSANFMILYEKVLQFHDLCSQFFDSMPPHAKFHAKELLSRLLTQSENVKTICSSNPSMGMKIISDVHASIQEIVDLIRK, via the exons ATACACCGACCTTGACGACCCGGCCTCTACCTCCATCTCCTCTAGGTGACTTCCTGAACACAAAATGGATGTCGAAGGAGAACCTGCTAGCACAGAACGAGGATGATCCCAATTTGTTTGTGGCTTTGTACGACTTTCAATCAGGGGGAGACAACCAGCTCAGCATTATCAAAG GGGAACAAATCACAATCTTGGGGTATAACAAGGGTGGCGAGTGGTGTGAGGTCAAGAACAAAGCCGGGGAGATTGGCTGGGTGCCTAGCAACTACATTGCCCCTGTCAACAGTCTGGACAAGTTCTCCTGGTACCATGGACAGATCTCCAGAAATGCCTCCGAGTACCTGCTCAGTAGCGGCATCAACGGCAGCTTCCTTGTTagagaaagtgaaagtagtccAGGTCAAAGGTCAATCTCTGTACGGTTTGAAGGACGGGTCTACCATTACAGAATTAGTGATGACTCAGATGGAAAG GTTTACGTGACAGCTGAGCACAGATTCAACACTCTAGCTGAACTAGTCCACCACCACTCCATTCACTCTGATGGTCTGGTCACCACTCTCCTGTATCCAGCACCAAAACGCCAGAAACCCACAGTGTTTGGCCTCAGTCCAGAGCCAGATAGGTGGGAGATAGAGAGGACAGAGATTGCCATGAAGCACAGGCTAG GTGGAGGACAGTATGGAGATGTGTATGAAGCAATATGGAAGCGCTACAATAAAACAGTGGCTGTCAAAACTCTGAAAGAGGACACCATGGCTCTCAAAGATTTCCTGGAGGAAGCCTGTATCATGAAGGAGATGAAGCACCCCAATCTAGTCCAATTACTAG gtGTTTGTACACGAGAGCCTCCTTTCTACATTGTAACGGAGTTTATGGCCCAGGGTAACTTGTTGGATTACTTGCGTAGTACCTCAAAAGATGACATCGGCCCTACAGTATTGATGTACATGGCTACACAGATAGCTTCAGGAATGGCCTATTTGGAGGCCAGATGCTTCATACACAG AGACTTGGCTGCCAGGAACTGCTTGGTGGGCCCTGACCACCTGGTGAAGGTGGCAGACTTTGGTCTGGCACGACTCATGAAGGATGACACTTACACTGCTCATGCTGGGGCAAAGTTTCCCATCAAATGGACTGCCCCAGAGGGCCTGGCCTTCAACAGATTCTCCACCAAGTCAGATGTTTGGG cATTTGGGGTCCTTCTTTGGGAACTGGCCACCTATGGGATGTCACCTTACCCAGGGGTTGAGCTGACAGAAGTGTATCATCTGCTAGAGAGACAGTATAGAATGGACCGGCCAGCTGGCTGTCCTGCTAACGTCTACGAACTTATGATGAAAT GCTGGCAGTGGGATCCTAAGGACCGACCTACATTTCAAGAGATCCACAACTCCTTAGAACACATGTTTGACAAGTCAAGTCTAAATGAAG AAATCGAAAAAGAGTTGGAGAAAACAGACTCCAAAAAAATTCCAATTCTACAGTCCTCCAAGAAAAGGAATGTAGCAGAGAGTGACCTCATTGCAGATGGAGGACAAATGAGTGCTA GTTCCACACCATTAATTGGAAGAAAAGTTTTACCCTCCAGGAATTCAGATGAATCACTGCGACAGGTGTCTGCTGTATTATCAAACAAGGCCAAGAAAAAGGGTGGGGCGGCACCCCCTCCTCCACGAAGGACCACATCTTGTAAAGAGGAAAATTCAAGTATGGAGAGTGAATTAAAGGCCAAGATGAAGCTTCAAAAAGCCAAGATCGAAAGTTCTGGTAGTAAAGTGGATTTCTATGGCGAGAATGACTTGGACCAATCCTCTGTTAGTGACTTTGGACCAACAATTTCGTTGCAACCATCCAAGCGTTTAGAACTGGGATCACCGAAAACGTTCCAGAGAATGGATTCCAAAGAAGGAATGAGAACTTCAGAGGATGGAAGCATTGGCCAAAACAGTTCCGACAGTGTTAAGCGAGCACCTATAGacaaatcaaaatacatgatTAATGTGGATAGTGCAACTAAATCTCCTTCTCAAGGAGATAAAAATGCTACCCGGAAATTCTCTATTCCTTATCATCGAGAACTAAGACTAGCTTCTGATGTTGAAAACACAAGAAAGTCAGACAAGGAAACCAACACAAATTTCTTAGAGGAGAACAAAGACTTTGGTCAGGTGCAAGTGAAAGGTAGAACGTATCCTAAGAAAGCTCTACCTCTTCCATCACATGCTCTTCAGAGAAAAAAGTCAGGTGAACCATTCAGGAGAGTCGAATCTGAAAAAAGCAGTACAATGGTAGCCAGGAGTTTAGACGCAGAATCTGATCAAGTCACCATTGGTCGTTTAGATGTGAACAATGTAACAAAAGCTATAAGTCGTTATGGGACCATTCCCAAAGGCAGGCGGATCGAAGCTTACTTAGCCTCCATGGAAAGCAATGTGGAGCAGCAAAGAGTAGACAACCTTCCCACCGTGGAAGATCACGATTCTGGAACAGACACAGCAAGCATCGCTTCATGTCCGGTGTTGTTACCAGAAAGTGAGAATGGACCAGCTGTTGATCAATGGAGACAAAACCAAAATGTGGTCCCTCCTGATTCTGTAGAAGGAATAAAACCTGAACCTAATGTAAAACCATCTGCTGTTGTTAAGTCACAGTCTCATCATGTGATAGCTGAGAATCAAAATTCTCATTTTAATTCCCTTCTTCAAAGACAGAAATCAGACTTAACACACACTGGTGGTGCTTTAGACTCTTTTTCTCGGCAATATCCTGATCCAGCTCAGAAACCAAAACCTAGTCCACGATTATCCAGAATGTACACTGACCCCCCTGATCAAGAAAACCATCATGATAAGAGCATGGACCAAGTGCCCCCTTCCTCTATGTCCCAGAGTTTGTACAAATCTCTTCCTAGCTACTCTGTAGACAAATCTGGAGACAATGTATTCAATCCCAAGCTTCCCTCAGAAATTAAGAAACAGTCAGAGTTTAATTCCCCTAACATGAGGCCACATCTCGCTCAAAAAATGAGGTCagcatcaattggtgattatccGTACACTGAGGAGGCTGCTGAGAAGGAAGACAAACAGAGTGCTTCAGTGTTATCAAAAGTAGCAATGTTTCAGTCTGCAGGCCCAGACTTTGGACAGTTTAAACCCTTTGCTAGGGGAGAGCATGATAGGAATTCAATGAGGGAAGGAAAAGCAAGTAACATTGATGACATTATTGGTAGTAAACCAAAACCACCCCCACATAGTATGCAGCAGATGTTTATGTCAAAATCTACATTTGATTCCTTGGAGCCAGTGCATGAAAATTATCCACATGGAGGGGGAAATTCGGATTCGGACCTTCCTGTCGTGTCTCGTGACAGTATTCTTAATTTGTCAGAAGATGTCTTATCTTCTCTTCAAAACTTAACCAGCACAGGAAACAAAAACAGCGCAAACTTTATGATCCTGTATGAAAAAGTTCTACAGTTTCATGACTTATGTTCTCAGTTCTTTGATTCCATGCCCCCTCACGCTAAGTTTCACGCCAAGGAATTATTATCACGCCTACTGACTCAAAGTGAAAATGTCAAAACCATTTGTAGTTCCAACCCCTCAATGGGAATGAAAATTATTAGTGATGTCCATGCCTCTATCCAAGAAATTGTGGATCTGATAAGAAAATGA
- the LOC128191697 gene encoding tyrosine-protein kinase Abl-like isoform X1 — protein sequence MGAQQGKEGNPKPAKSKTKKEPPPAKIPQGNFFPSDQPDTPTLTTRPLPPSPLGDFLNTKWMSKENLLAQNEDDPNLFVALYDFQSGGDNQLSIIKEGEQITILGYNKGGEWCEVKNKAGEIGWVPSNYIAPVNSLDKFSWYHGQISRNASEYLLSSGINGSFLVRESESSPGQRSISVRFEGRVYHYRISDDSDGKVYVTAEHRFNTLAELVHHHSIHSDGLVTTLLYPAPKRQKPTVFGLSPEPDRWEIERTEIAMKHRLGGGQYGDVYEAIWKRYNKTVAVKTLKEDTMALKDFLEEACIMKEMKHPNLVQLLGVCTREPPFYIVTEFMAQGNLLDYLRSTSKDDIGPTVLMYMATQIASGMAYLEARCFIHRDLAARNCLVGPDHLVKVADFGLARLMKDDTYTAHAGAKFPIKWTAPEGLAFNRFSTKSDVWAFGVLLWELATYGMSPYPGVELTEVYHLLERQYRMDRPAGCPANVYELMMKCWQWDPKDRPTFQEIHNSLEHMFDKSSLNEEIEKELEKTDSKKIPILQSSKKRNVAESDLIADGGQMSASSTPLIGRKVLPSRNSDESLRQVSAVLSNKAKKKGGAAPPPPRRTTSCKEENSSMESELKAKMKLQKAKIESSGSKVDFYGENDLDQSSVSDFGPTISLQPSKRLELGSPKTFQRMDSKEGMRTSEDGSIGQNSSDSVKRAPIDKSKYMINVDSATKSPSQGDKNATRKFSIPYHRELRLASDVENTRKSDKETNTNFLEENKDFGQVQVKGRTYPKKALPLPSHALQRKKSGEPFRRVESEKSSTMVARSLDAESDQVTIGRLDVNNVTKAISRYGTIPKGRRIEAYLASMESNVEQQRVDNLPTVEDHDSGTDTASIASCPVLLPESENGPAVDQWRQNQNVVPPDSVEGIKPEPNVKPSAVVKSQSHHVIAENQNSHFNSLLQRQKSDLTHTGGALDSFSRQYPDPAQKPKPSPRLSRMYTDPPDQENHHDKSMDQVPPSSMSQSLYKSLPSYSVDKSGDNVFNPKLPSEIKKQSEFNSPNMRPHLAQKMRSASIGDYPYTEEAAEKEDKQSASVLSKVAMFQSAGPDFGQFKPFARGEHDRNSMREGKASNIDDIIGSKPKPPPHSMQQMFMSKSTFDSLEPVHENYPHGGGNSDSDLPVVSRDSILNLSEDVLSSLQNLTSTGNKNSANFMILYEKVLQFHDLCSQFFDSMPPHAKFHAKELLSRLLTQSENVKTICSSNPSMGMKIISDVHASIQEIVDLIRK from the exons ATACACCGACCTTGACGACCCGGCCTCTACCTCCATCTCCTCTAGGTGACTTCCTGAACACAAAATGGATGTCGAAGGAGAACCTGCTAGCACAGAACGAGGATGATCCCAATTTGTTTGTGGCTTTGTACGACTTTCAATCAGGGGGAGACAACCAGCTCAGCATTATCAAA GAAGGGGAACAAATCACAATCTTGGGGTATAACAAGGGTGGCGAGTGGTGTGAGGTCAAGAACAAAGCCGGGGAGATTGGCTGGGTGCCTAGCAACTACATTGCCCCTGTCAACAGTCTGGACAAGTTCTCCTGGTACCATGGACAGATCTCCAGAAATGCCTCCGAGTACCTGCTCAGTAGCGGCATCAACGGCAGCTTCCTTGTTagagaaagtgaaagtagtccAGGTCAAAGGTCAATCTCTGTACGGTTTGAAGGACGGGTCTACCATTACAGAATTAGTGATGACTCAGATGGAAAG GTTTACGTGACAGCTGAGCACAGATTCAACACTCTAGCTGAACTAGTCCACCACCACTCCATTCACTCTGATGGTCTGGTCACCACTCTCCTGTATCCAGCACCAAAACGCCAGAAACCCACAGTGTTTGGCCTCAGTCCAGAGCCAGATAGGTGGGAGATAGAGAGGACAGAGATTGCCATGAAGCACAGGCTAG GTGGAGGACAGTATGGAGATGTGTATGAAGCAATATGGAAGCGCTACAATAAAACAGTGGCTGTCAAAACTCTGAAAGAGGACACCATGGCTCTCAAAGATTTCCTGGAGGAAGCCTGTATCATGAAGGAGATGAAGCACCCCAATCTAGTCCAATTACTAG gtGTTTGTACACGAGAGCCTCCTTTCTACATTGTAACGGAGTTTATGGCCCAGGGTAACTTGTTGGATTACTTGCGTAGTACCTCAAAAGATGACATCGGCCCTACAGTATTGATGTACATGGCTACACAGATAGCTTCAGGAATGGCCTATTTGGAGGCCAGATGCTTCATACACAG AGACTTGGCTGCCAGGAACTGCTTGGTGGGCCCTGACCACCTGGTGAAGGTGGCAGACTTTGGTCTGGCACGACTCATGAAGGATGACACTTACACTGCTCATGCTGGGGCAAAGTTTCCCATCAAATGGACTGCCCCAGAGGGCCTGGCCTTCAACAGATTCTCCACCAAGTCAGATGTTTGGG cATTTGGGGTCCTTCTTTGGGAACTGGCCACCTATGGGATGTCACCTTACCCAGGGGTTGAGCTGACAGAAGTGTATCATCTGCTAGAGAGACAGTATAGAATGGACCGGCCAGCTGGCTGTCCTGCTAACGTCTACGAACTTATGATGAAAT GCTGGCAGTGGGATCCTAAGGACCGACCTACATTTCAAGAGATCCACAACTCCTTAGAACACATGTTTGACAAGTCAAGTCTAAATGAAG AAATCGAAAAAGAGTTGGAGAAAACAGACTCCAAAAAAATTCCAATTCTACAGTCCTCCAAGAAAAGGAATGTAGCAGAGAGTGACCTCATTGCAGATGGAGGACAAATGAGTGCTA GTTCCACACCATTAATTGGAAGAAAAGTTTTACCCTCCAGGAATTCAGATGAATCACTGCGACAGGTGTCTGCTGTATTATCAAACAAGGCCAAGAAAAAGGGTGGGGCGGCACCCCCTCCTCCACGAAGGACCACATCTTGTAAAGAGGAAAATTCAAGTATGGAGAGTGAATTAAAGGCCAAGATGAAGCTTCAAAAAGCCAAGATCGAAAGTTCTGGTAGTAAAGTGGATTTCTATGGCGAGAATGACTTGGACCAATCCTCTGTTAGTGACTTTGGACCAACAATTTCGTTGCAACCATCCAAGCGTTTAGAACTGGGATCACCGAAAACGTTCCAGAGAATGGATTCCAAAGAAGGAATGAGAACTTCAGAGGATGGAAGCATTGGCCAAAACAGTTCCGACAGTGTTAAGCGAGCACCTATAGacaaatcaaaatacatgatTAATGTGGATAGTGCAACTAAATCTCCTTCTCAAGGAGATAAAAATGCTACCCGGAAATTCTCTATTCCTTATCATCGAGAACTAAGACTAGCTTCTGATGTTGAAAACACAAGAAAGTCAGACAAGGAAACCAACACAAATTTCTTAGAGGAGAACAAAGACTTTGGTCAGGTGCAAGTGAAAGGTAGAACGTATCCTAAGAAAGCTCTACCTCTTCCATCACATGCTCTTCAGAGAAAAAAGTCAGGTGAACCATTCAGGAGAGTCGAATCTGAAAAAAGCAGTACAATGGTAGCCAGGAGTTTAGACGCAGAATCTGATCAAGTCACCATTGGTCGTTTAGATGTGAACAATGTAACAAAAGCTATAAGTCGTTATGGGACCATTCCCAAAGGCAGGCGGATCGAAGCTTACTTAGCCTCCATGGAAAGCAATGTGGAGCAGCAAAGAGTAGACAACCTTCCCACCGTGGAAGATCACGATTCTGGAACAGACACAGCAAGCATCGCTTCATGTCCGGTGTTGTTACCAGAAAGTGAGAATGGACCAGCTGTTGATCAATGGAGACAAAACCAAAATGTGGTCCCTCCTGATTCTGTAGAAGGAATAAAACCTGAACCTAATGTAAAACCATCTGCTGTTGTTAAGTCACAGTCTCATCATGTGATAGCTGAGAATCAAAATTCTCATTTTAATTCCCTTCTTCAAAGACAGAAATCAGACTTAACACACACTGGTGGTGCTTTAGACTCTTTTTCTCGGCAATATCCTGATCCAGCTCAGAAACCAAAACCTAGTCCACGATTATCCAGAATGTACACTGACCCCCCTGATCAAGAAAACCATCATGATAAGAGCATGGACCAAGTGCCCCCTTCCTCTATGTCCCAGAGTTTGTACAAATCTCTTCCTAGCTACTCTGTAGACAAATCTGGAGACAATGTATTCAATCCCAAGCTTCCCTCAGAAATTAAGAAACAGTCAGAGTTTAATTCCCCTAACATGAGGCCACATCTCGCTCAAAAAATGAGGTCagcatcaattggtgattatccGTACACTGAGGAGGCTGCTGAGAAGGAAGACAAACAGAGTGCTTCAGTGTTATCAAAAGTAGCAATGTTTCAGTCTGCAGGCCCAGACTTTGGACAGTTTAAACCCTTTGCTAGGGGAGAGCATGATAGGAATTCAATGAGGGAAGGAAAAGCAAGTAACATTGATGACATTATTGGTAGTAAACCAAAACCACCCCCACATAGTATGCAGCAGATGTTTATGTCAAAATCTACATTTGATTCCTTGGAGCCAGTGCATGAAAATTATCCACATGGAGGGGGAAATTCGGATTCGGACCTTCCTGTCGTGTCTCGTGACAGTATTCTTAATTTGTCAGAAGATGTCTTATCTTCTCTTCAAAACTTAACCAGCACAGGAAACAAAAACAGCGCAAACTTTATGATCCTGTATGAAAAAGTTCTACAGTTTCATGACTTATGTTCTCAGTTCTTTGATTCCATGCCCCCTCACGCTAAGTTTCACGCCAAGGAATTATTATCACGCCTACTGACTCAAAGTGAAAATGTCAAAACCATTTGTAGTTCCAACCCCTCAATGGGAATGAAAATTATTAGTGATGTCCATGCCTCTATCCAAGAAATTGTGGATCTGATAAGAAAATGA
- the LOC128191698 gene encoding exosome complex component RRP4-like, which translates to MDIRVSAAAKDRDTRSHVEEIENLVTPGDIITSDSGFMRGHGTYNSEDDRLLASVAGVVERVNKLICVKPLKTRYNGEIGDVVIGRIIEVQQRRWKVETHAKLDSSLLLSSVNLPGGELRRRSEEDEKMMREYLKEGDLISAEVQSVFADGSLSLHTRSLKYGKLGQGTLVQVSPSLIKRRKTHFHHLPCGATIILGNNGYVWICPTETEEMDQTGGYELNWKPVQRSDREVVARLRNCVQLLAAQKMQLYDTSVLYTYEASLNFKIKDILKPEIGLEILEQTQHRLEIEGT; encoded by the exons ATGGATATTAGGGTCAGTGCGGCTGCGAAGGACAGAGATACAAGATCACATGTAGAGGAGATTGAAAATCTAGTTACACCAGGGGATATAATTACTTCAGATTCAGGTTTCATGCG aGGACATGGGACCTATAATTCTGAAGACGACAGATTATTAGCTTCCGTAGCAGGGGTTGTGGAACGGGTCAACAAACTGATTTGTGTCAAACCCTTAAAAACAAG GTATAATGGAGAGATAGGGGATGTGGTGATAGGAAGAATCATTGAGGTCCAGCAGAGAAGATGGAAGGTGGAGACTCATGCAAAGTTAGATTCCTCTCTCCTCCTGTCATCCGTCAATCTACCTGGAGGAGAACTT AGAAGAAGATCTGAGGAAGACGAAAAGATGATGAGAGAGTACCTTAAGGAGGGTGACCTAATTAGT GCAGAGGTCCAGTCTGTGTTTGCTGATGGCTCCCTCTCATTGCACACAAGAAGTCTCAAATATGGCAAG cttggACAAGGGACCTTGGTCCAGGTTTCTCCGTCTCTGATTAAGCGAAGAAAAACACATTTCCATCACCTGCCTTGTGGAGCCACCATTATTCTGGGAAACAATGGCTATGTGTGGATCTGTCCGACCGAAACAGAAGAGATGGACCAGACAGGGGGTTATGAGCTCAATTGGAAG ccAGTACAGAGGTCAGACAGAGAAGTGGTTGCTAGGTTACGGAATTGTGTGCAGCTGCTTGCTGCTCAAAAAATGCAGTTGTATGACACCAGTGTACTTTATACCTATGAAGCATCCCTTAACTTtaag attaaGGATATTTTGAAACCAGAAATTGGGTTAGAAATCCTTGAACAGACACAACATAGACTGGAAATAGAGGGAACATGA
- the LOC128191699 gene encoding N-terminal Xaa-Pro-Lys N-methyltransferase 1-like, which yields MSLDEEGKFYGDAKKYWEGITPTVDGMLGGFAKISPTDINGSHAFLRPFLMVGGGKTETTRALDCGAGIGRITKRLLLPIFKTVDMVELNQKFLDEARSFIGEESSRVDKLFCSGLQDFTPGTGTYDVIWTQWVLGHLTDDHLLKFLQRCQSGLTSNGIIILKENVAQERDFDELDSSYTRTREELDKVISQSGLKILKCEKQKGFPKGLYDVYMYALQ from the exons ATGTCTCTGGATGAAGAAGGGAAGTTTTATGGAGATGCGAAAAAGTATTGGGAAGGCATTACTCCCACAGTAGATGGAATGTTGGGAGGTTTTGCGAAAATTTCACCCACAGATATCAATGGATCACATGCATTTCTCCGTCCCTTTCTGATG GTTGGAGGAGGTAAAACAGAGACCACTCGAGCTTTAGATTGCGGTGCTGGGATTGGAAGGATAACCAAAAGGCTCCTCCTGCCGATATTCAAAACAGTGGACATGGTAGAACTGAATCAGAAATTTCTGGATGAAGCAAGATCTTTTATTGGAGAGGAATCATCTCGTGTTGACAAACTTTTTTGTTCAGGTTTACAGGACTTTACTCCTGGGACTGGTACATATGATGTGATATGGACTCAGTGGGTGCTAGGCCACCTCACAGATGACCATTTGCTCAAATTTCTACAGCGATGTCAGTCAGGATTGACCTCTAATGGAATCATTATCTTAAAGGAAAATGTTGCACAAGAAAGGGATTTTGATGAGCTAGACAGCAGCTATACAAGAACACGGGAAGAGTTGGACAAAGTGATTTCCCAGTCAGGACTTAAGATTCTCAAGTGTGAAAAACAGAAAGGCTTCCCCAAAGGATTGTatgatgtgtacatgtatgcattgcaataa
- the LOC128191700 gene encoding F-box/LRR-repeat protein 6-like yields the protein MKRCHKGILGVRKDPKNQILFSFSAREGEEWPSDDSDSDFLPSDEEDINLTRKRKKKSKGDNKQRSENPAVSADTMKKGVLCASLPEEIWNYIFQIVIKDSGPLPFLCRASKVCKMWHDLASRPLLWKKVDLSFGWIRAKQNTLKWLVKERLSQCTDLNLTSWTITNDQLKMVLRNCVELKGVNLTHCKKLSQDGFMALVDSCPNLEKLDVSFTSINVNAIKDIVTRHGPQLRELHIGGNYYLNFPALANSIFENCPCLEVLDVSNCRFSGDYVSLDVHKFQTGCTKLRVLRLGNSKFRLKKTNECLPGFEELTELSLGCLDSTKSGGINTAFVYDILLKSSKLKLLDLGGCWSMEDMTPLLSLPFTELEQLYLSSSPIRMNNLLGPLLQKCRHTLRILHIEKNIFSGDDLATGLQELFPPNSTSVLEMVNAAETNISQSSVEIILRHCQKLQYINLSSCRALPRGIKREYKNKEIAKLKSFCGIK from the exons ATGAAAAGATGTCACAAAGGAATTCTTGGTGTAAGGAAAGATCCCAagaaccaaattttattttccttttctgCCAGAGAGGGCGAGGAATGGCCTTCAGATGACTCGGACTCAGATTTTTTACCATCAGATGAAGAAGACATCAACCTGACCCG GAAAAGGAAGAAAAAGAGCAAAGGAGATAACAAACAGAGGAGTGAGAATCCTGCTGTGTCAGCtgataccatgaaaaaggggGTTTTGTGTGCCAGCCTGCCAGAAGAGATATggaattacatttttcaaattgtcaTAAAAGATTCTGGTCCATTGCCTTTTCTTTGCag AGCATCAAAAGTATGCAAGATGTGGCATGATTTGGCGAGTCGTCCTTTATTGTGGAAAAAAGTAGACTTGTCTTTTGGATGGATACGTGCCAAACAAAATACCTTGAAGTGGTTGGTCAAAGAGAGGCTCTCCCAATGCACAGATCTTAACCTTACAAGCTGGACTATAACTAATGATCAGTTAAAG ATGGTTTTACGGAACTGTGTAGAATTGAAGGGTGTGAATCTGACacattgtaaaaagttatctCAGGATGGATTCATGGCCTTGGTGGACAGTTGTCCAAATTTGGAGAAACTGGATGTCTCCTTCACATCA ATCAATGTCAATGCTATCAAAGACATTGTCACAAGGCATGGGCCACAACTCAGAGAATTACACATTGGTGGAAACTACTACCTGAACTTTCCAGCCCTGGCAAACAGTATATTT GAGAACTGTCCATGTCTAGAAGTGCTTGATGTGTCCAACTGTCGATTTTCTGGAGACTATGTGAGCTTAGATGTACATAAGTTTCAGACAGGATGTACAAAACTAAGAGTCCTTCGATTGGGAAATTCAAAGTTTAGGTTGAag AAAACAAATGAGTGTCTCCCAGGATTTGAAGAACTTACAGAGCTGAGTTTGGGTTGCTTAGATTCCACTAAAAGTGGCGGCATTAACACAGCTTTTGTATATGA taTACTTCTGAAATCTTCCAAATTAAAGCTTTTGGATCTTGGGGGCTGTTGGAGCATGGAGGATATGACACCCCTTCTGAGCCTTCCTTTTACCGAATTAGAACAACTTTACCTTTCTAGTTCACCAATACGTATGAATAACCTACTTGGGCCTCTGCTTCAAAAA TGCAGACACACTCTGAGAATCCtccatattgaaaaaaatatcttcagTGGAGATGATTTGGCTACTGGTCTCCAAGAGTTGTTTCCCCCTAATAGTACCAGTGTCCTAGAAATGGTGAACGCTGCCGAAACCAATATCAGTCAGTCCAGTGTTGA GATTATTCTTCGTCATTGTCAGAAACTTCAGTATATTAATTTATCATCATGTCGTGCTCTTCCAAGAGGAATTAAGCGAGAGTACAAAAACAAAGAGATTGCAAAACTGAAGTCATTTTGTGGAATCAAGTGA